A single Nycticebus coucang isolate mNycCou1 chromosome 16, mNycCou1.pri, whole genome shotgun sequence DNA region contains:
- the EIF4G1 gene encoding eukaryotic translation initiation factor 4 gamma 1 isoform X2 gives MNKAPQSTGPPPAPSPGLPQPAFPPGQTAPVVFSTPQATQMNTPSQPRQGGFRSLQHFYPSRAQPPSSAASRVQSAAPARPGPAAHVYPAGSQVMMIPSQISYSASQGAYYIPGQGRSTYVVPTQQYPVQPGAPGFYPGASPTEFGTYAGAYYPAQGVQQFPTGVAPTPVLMNQPPQIAPKRERKTIRIRDPNQGGKDITEEIMSGARTASTPTPPQTGGGMEPQANGETPQVAVIVRPDDRSQGAITGVRPGLPGPEHSPSESQPSSPSPTPSPPPILEPGSEPNLAVLSVPGDAMTTGMIHMSVEESTPISNETGEPYCLSPEPTPLAEPILEVEVTLSKPIPESEFSSSPLQVSTPLASHTVEIHEPNGMVPSEDLEPEEESSPEIAPLPPSACLSESPVPIAPTAQPEELLNGAPSPPAVDLSPVSEPEEQPKEITTASMAPATVLTVTPPMAPSTTSAQEEEMEEEEEEGEAREAESEKAGEELLPPESAPVQAHSSQNLEATAATQVAVSVPKRRRKIKELNKKEAVGDLLDAFKEVNPTVPEVENQPPAVNNPGPESEGGSIPSRPEEADETWDSKEDKIHNAENIQPGEQKYEYKSDQWKPLNLEEKKRYDREFLLGFQFIFASMQKPEGLPHISDVVLDKANKTPLRPLDPTRLQGINCGPDFTPSFANLGRPALSTRGPPRGGPGGELPRGPAGLGPRRSQQGPRKEPRKIIATVLMTEDIKLNKAEKAWKPSSKRTAADKDRGEEDADGSKTQDLFRRVRSILNKLTPQMFQQLMKQVTQLAIDTEERLKGVIDLIFEKAISEPNFSVAYANMCRCLMALKVPTTEKPTVTVNFRKLLLNRCQKEFEKDKDDDEVFEKKQKEMDEAATAEERGRLKEELEEARDIARRRSLGNIKFIGELFKLKMLTEAIMHDCVVKLLKNHDEESLECLCRLLTTIGKDLDFEKAKPRMDQYFNQMEKIIKEKKTSSRIRFMLQDVLDLRGSNWVPRRGDQGPKTIDQIHKEAEMEEHREHIKVQQLMAKGSDKRRGGPPGPPISRGLPLVDDGGWNTVPISKGSRPIDTSRLTKITKPGSIDSNNQLFAPGGRLSWGKGSSGGSGAKPSDAASEASRPATSTLNRFSALQQAVPTESTDNRRVVQRSSLSRERSEKAGDRGDRLERSERGSDRGDRLDRARTPATKRSFSKEVEERSRERPSQPEGLRKAASLTEDRDRGRDAVKREATLPPVSPPKAALSEEELEKKSKAIIEEYLHLNDMKEAVQCVQELASPSLLFIFVRHGVESTLERSAIARERVGQLLHQLLCAGHLSTTQCYQGLYEILELAEDMEIDIPHVWLYLAELITPILQEGGVPMGELFQEITKPLRPLGKATSLLLQILGLLCKSMGPKKVGTLWREAGLSWKEFLPEGQDIGAFVAKQKVEYTLGEESEALGQRALPSEELTKQLEKLLKEGSSNQRVLDWIEANLSDQQIASNTLVRALMTAVCYSAIIFEIPLRVDVAVLKVRAKLLQKYLCDEQKELQALYALQALVVTLDQPPSLLRMFFDALYDEDVVKEDAFYSWESSKDPAEQQGKGVALKSVTAFFNWLREEEEEESDHN, from the exons ATGAACAAAGCTCCACAGTCCACAGGCCCCCCACCTGCCCCATCCCCTGGACTCCCACAG CCAGCGTTTCCCCCGGGGCAGACAGCGCCCGTGGTGTTCAGTACGCCACAAGCAACACAAATGAACACGCCTTCTCAGCCCCGCCAG GGAGGATTCAGGTCTCTGCAG CATTTCTACCCTAGTCGGGCTCAGCCCCCAAGCAGTGCAGCCTCCCGAGTACAGAGTGCAGCCCCTGCCCGCCCTGGCCCAGCTGCCCATGTCTACCCTGCTGGATCCCAAGTAATGATGATCCCTTCCCAGATCTcctactcagcctcccagggggcCTACTACATCCCTGGACAG GGGCGTTCCACATATGTTGTCCCGACACAGCAGTACCCTGTGCAGCCAGGAGCCCCAGGCTTCTATCCGGGTGCAAGCCCTACAGAATTTGGGACCTACG CTGGCGCCTATTATCCAGCCCAAGGAGTGCAGCAGTTTCCCACTGGTGTGGCCCCCACCCCAGTTTTGATGAACCAGCCACCCCAGATTGCTCCCAAGAGGGAGCGTAAGACG ATCCGAATTCGAGATCCAAACCAAGGAGGAAAAGATATCACAGAAGAGATCATGTCTGGGGCCCGCACTgcctccactcccacccctccccag ACGGGAGGCGGTATGGAGCCTCAAGCTAATGGGGAGACGCCCCAAGTTGCTGTCATTGTCCGGCCAG ATGACCGGTCACAGGGAGCAATCACTGGGGTCCGGCCAGGACTGCCTGGCCCAGAACACAGCCcttcagaatcccagccttcATCACCTTCTCCAACCCCATCACCACCCCCAATCTTGGAGCCGGGGTCTGAGCCTAATCTTGCAGTCCTCTCTGTTCCTGGAGACGCCATGACAACGGGGATGATACACATGTCTGTAGAAGAATCAACCCCCATCTCCAATGAAACTGGGGAGCCATATTGCCTCTCTCCAGAACCCACTCCGCTTGCTGAACCCATACTGGAAGTAGAAGTGACACTTAGCAAACCAATTCCAGAATCCGAGTTTTCTTCCAGTCCTCTCCAGGTTTCTACCCCCCTGGCATCTCACACAGTGGAAATTCATGAGCCTAATGGCATGGTACCATCTGAAGATCTGGAACCAGAGGAGGAGTCAAGCCCAGAGAttgcccctctccctccatcgGCTTGCCTTTCTGAGTCTCCTGTGCCCATTGCTCCCACTGCCCAACCTGAGGAACTGCTCAACGGAGCCCCCTCGCCACCAGCTGTGGACTTAAGCCCAGTCAGTGAGCCAGAGGAGCAGCCCAAGGAGATTACTACAGCATCAATGGCCCCTGCCACCGTCCTCACTGTCACTCCACCTATGGCTCCTTCAACTACTTCTGCTCAGGAAGAGgaaatggaggaagaggaggaagaaggagaagcaAGAGAAGCTGAGAGTGAGAAGGCAGGAGAGGAACTGCTCCCTCCAGAGAGCGCCCCTGTCCAAGCCCACTCATCCCAGAATTTGGAGGCAACAGCAGCCACACAAG tggcAGTATCTGTGCCAAAGAGGAGACGGAAAATTAAGGAGCTAAATAAGAAGGAGGCTGTGGGAGACCTTCTAGATGCCTTTAAGGAG GTGAACCCAACAGTCCCAGAGGTCGAGAATCAGCCTCCTGCAGTCAACAATCCAGGCCCAGAGTCTGAAGGTGGCAGTATACCCTCACGGCCTGAGGAAGCAGATGAGACCTGGGACTCGAAGGAAGACAAAATTCACAATGCTGAGAACATCCAGCCAGGGGAACAGAAGTATGAATATAAGTCAG ATCAGTGGAAGCCTCTAAACCTTGAGGAGAAAAAACGTTATGATCGTGAGTTCCTGCTCGGCTTTCAGTTTATCTTTGCCAGCATGCAGAAGCCAGAGGGATTGCCCCACATCAGTGATGTGGTGCTGGACAAG GCCAACAAAACACCACTTCGGCCACTGGATCCCACCAGACTACAAGGCATAAATTGTGGCCCAGACTTCACTCCATCCTTTGCCAACCTTGGCAGACCAGCACTTAGCACCCGTGGGCCCCCAAGGGGTGGGCCAGGTGGGGAGCTGCCCCGAGGGCCG GCTGGCCTGGGACCCCGACGCTCTCAGCAGGGCCCCCGAAAGGAACCACGTAAGATCATTGCCACAGTGTTAATGACCGAGGATATAAAACTGAACAAAGCAGAAAAGGCCTGGAAACCCAGCAGCAAACGAACAGCGGCTGATAAGGACCGAGGGGAAGAGGATGCTGATGGCAGCAAGACCCAG GACCTGTTTCGTAGGGTGCGCTCCATCCTGAATAAGCTGACACCCCAGATGTTCCAGCAGCTGATGAAGCAAGTAACACAGCTGGCCATTGACACCGAGGAACGGCTCAAAGGGGTCATTGACCTCATCTTTGAGAAGGCCATTTCAGAGCCCAACTTCTCTGTGGCCTATGCCAACATGTGCCGCTGCCTCATGGCG CTGAAAGTGCCCACTACAGAAAAGCCAACAGTAACTGTGAACTTCCGTAAACTCTTGTTGAATCGATGTCAGAAGGAATttgagaaagacaaagatgatgaTGAGGTTTTTGAGAAGAAGCAAAAAGAGATGGATGAAGCTGCTACG GCAGAGGAACGGGGACGCCTGAAGGAAGAGTTGGAAGAGGCTCGGGACATAGCCCGGCGGCGTTCTTTAGGGAATATCAAGTTTATTGGGGAACTATtcaagctgaagatgttaacagaggCGATAATGCACGACTGTGTGGTCAAACTACTTAAGAACCATGATGAGGAGTCTCTTGAGTGCCTTTGCCGTCTGCTTACCACCATTGGCAAAGACCTGGACTTTGAAAAAGCCAAG CCCCGAATGGATCAGTATTTCAACCAGATGgagaaaatcattaaagaaaagaagacatcATCTCGCATACGCTTTATGCTGCAGGACGTGCTGGATCTGCGAGGA AGCAATTGGGTGCCACGCCGAGGGGATCAGGGTCCCAAGACCATTGATCAGATCCAcaaggaggcagagatggaggagCACCGGGAGCACATCAAAGTGCAGCAGCTCATGGCCAAGGGCAGTGACAAGCGCCGGGGTGGCCCTCCAGGCCCACCTATAA GCCGTGGCCTTCCACTTGTGGATGATGGTGGCTGGAACACAGTCCCCATCAGCAAAGGCAGCCGCCCCATTGACACCTCACGGCTCACCAAGATCACCAAG cCTGGCTCCATTGATTCCAACAACCAGCTCTTTGCGCCTGGAGGGCGACTGAGCTGGGGCAAGGGCAGCAGTGGAGGCTCAGGAGCCAAGCCCTCAGATGCAG CATCAGAAGCTTCTCGTCCAGCTACTAGTACCTTGAATCGCTTCTCAGCCCTTCAACAAGCAGTACCCACAGAAAGCACAGACAATAGACGTGTGGTACAGAG GAGTAGCTTGAGCCGAGAACGAAGTGAGAAAGCTGGGGACCGGGGAGACCGCCTAGAGCGGAGTGAACGGGGAAGTGACCGTGGGGACCGGCTTGATCGTGCACGGACACCTGCCACCAAGCGGAGCTTTAGCAAGGAAGTGGAGGAGCGGAGTCGAGAGCGGCCCTCCCAGCCTGAGGGACTGCGCAAGGCAGCTAGTCTCACAGAAGATCGGGACCGCGGGCGGGATGCTG TGAAGCGAGAAGCCACCCTTCCCCCAGTGAGCCCTCCAAAGGCTGCACTGTCAGAGGAGGAGCTGGAGAAGAAATCTAAGGCCATCATTGAGGAATACCTTCATCTCAATGACATGAAG GAGGCAGTACAGTGTGTGCAAGAGCTGGCTTCACCCTCCCTGCTCTTCATCTTTGTCCGGCATGGTGTTGAGTCTACACTGGAGCGCAGTGCCATTGCTCGCGAGCGTGTGGGGCAGCTGCTGCACCAGCTGCTCTGTGCTGGACACCTCTCCACTACTCAGTGCTACCAAGG GCTGTATGAAATCCTGGAATTGGCTGAAGACATGGAAATTGACATCCCCCATGTGTGGCTCTACCTAGCGGAACTAATAACACCCATTCTGCAGGAAGGTGGAGTGCCCATGGGAGAGCTATTTCA GGAGATTACAAAGCCTTTGAGACCCCTGGGCAAGGCTACTTCCCTGTTGCTACAGATTCTGGGCCTCCTGTGCAAAAGCATG GGTCCCAAAAAAGTGGGGACACTCTGGCGAGAAGCTGGGCTCAGCTGGAAAGAATTTCTACCTGAAGGCCAGGACATTGGTGCATTCGTCGCTAAACAG AAGGTGGAGTATACTCTGGGAGAGGAGTCAGAAGCCCTTGGCCAGAGGGCACTACCTTCTGAGGAGCTGACCAAACAGCTGGAGAAGCTGCTGAAGGAGGGCAGCAGTAACCAGCGGGTGCTCGACTGGATAGAG GCCAACCTTAGTGATCAGCAAATAGCATCCAACACATTAGTTCGAGCCCTCATGACAGCTGTCTGCTATTCTGCAATCATCT TTGAGATTCCCCTCCGAGTGGATGTTGCAGTGCTGAAAGTGCGAGCGAAACTGCTACAGAAATACCTGTGTGACGAGCAGAAGGAGTTGCAGGCGCTCTATGCCCTCCAGGCCCTTGTAGTGACCTTAGACCAGCCCCCCA GCCTGCTTCGGATGTTCTTTGATGCCCTGTATGACGAGGACGTGGTGAAGGAGGACGCCTTCTACAGCTGGGAGAGTAGCAAGGACCCTGCTGAGCAGCAGGGCAAGGGTGTGGCCCTTAAATCTGTCACAGCCTTCTTCAATTGGCTtcgtgaggaggaggaggaggagtctgACCACAACTGA
- the EIF4G1 gene encoding eukaryotic translation initiation factor 4 gamma 1 isoform X1, giving the protein MNKAPQSTGPPPAPSPGLPQPAFPPGQTAPVVFSTPQATQMNTPSQPRQGGFRSLQHFYPSRAQPPSSAASRVQSAAPARPGPAAHVYPAGSQVMMIPSQISYSASQGAYYIPGQGRSTYVVPTQQYPVQPGAPGFYPGASPTEFGTYAGAYYPAQGVQQFPTGVAPTPVLMNQPPQIAPKRERKTIRIRDPNQGGKDITEEIMSGARTASTPTPPQTGGGMEPQANGETPQVAVIVRPDDRSQGAITGVRPGLPGPEHSPSESQPSSPSPTPSPPPILEPGSEPNLAVLSVPGDAMTTGMIHMSVEESTPISNETGEPYCLSPEPTPLAEPILEVEVTLSKPIPESEFSSSPLQVSTPLASHTVEIHEPNGMVPSEDLEPEEESSPEIAPLPPSACLSESPVPIAPTAQPEELLNGAPSPPAVDLSPVSEPEEQPKEITTASMAPATVLTVTPPMAPSTTSAQEEEMEEEEEEGEAREAESEKAGEELLPPESAPVQAHSSQNLEATAATQVAVSVPKRRRKIKELNKKEAVGDLLDAFKEVNPTVPEVENQPPAVNNPGPESEGGSIPSRPEEADETWDSKEDKIHNAENIQPGEQKYEYKSDQWKPLNLEEKKRYDREFLLGFQFIFASMQKPEGLPHISDVVLDKANKTPLRPLDPTRLQGINCGPDFTPSFANLGRPALSTRGPPRGGPGGELPRGPQAGLGPRRSQQGPRKEPRKIIATVLMTEDIKLNKAEKAWKPSSKRTAADKDRGEEDADGSKTQDLFRRVRSILNKLTPQMFQQLMKQVTQLAIDTEERLKGVIDLIFEKAISEPNFSVAYANMCRCLMALKVPTTEKPTVTVNFRKLLLNRCQKEFEKDKDDDEVFEKKQKEMDEAATAEERGRLKEELEEARDIARRRSLGNIKFIGELFKLKMLTEAIMHDCVVKLLKNHDEESLECLCRLLTTIGKDLDFEKAKPRMDQYFNQMEKIIKEKKTSSRIRFMLQDVLDLRGSNWVPRRGDQGPKTIDQIHKEAEMEEHREHIKVQQLMAKGSDKRRGGPPGPPISRGLPLVDDGGWNTVPISKGSRPIDTSRLTKITKPGSIDSNNQLFAPGGRLSWGKGSSGGSGAKPSDAASEASRPATSTLNRFSALQQAVPTESTDNRRVVQRSSLSRERSEKAGDRGDRLERSERGSDRGDRLDRARTPATKRSFSKEVEERSRERPSQPEGLRKAASLTEDRDRGRDAVKREATLPPVSPPKAALSEEELEKKSKAIIEEYLHLNDMKEAVQCVQELASPSLLFIFVRHGVESTLERSAIARERVGQLLHQLLCAGHLSTTQCYQGLYEILELAEDMEIDIPHVWLYLAELITPILQEGGVPMGELFQEITKPLRPLGKATSLLLQILGLLCKSMGPKKVGTLWREAGLSWKEFLPEGQDIGAFVAKQKVEYTLGEESEALGQRALPSEELTKQLEKLLKEGSSNQRVLDWIEANLSDQQIASNTLVRALMTAVCYSAIIFEIPLRVDVAVLKVRAKLLQKYLCDEQKELQALYALQALVVTLDQPPSLLRMFFDALYDEDVVKEDAFYSWESSKDPAEQQGKGVALKSVTAFFNWLREEEEEESDHN; this is encoded by the exons ATGAACAAAGCTCCACAGTCCACAGGCCCCCCACCTGCCCCATCCCCTGGACTCCCACAG CCAGCGTTTCCCCCGGGGCAGACAGCGCCCGTGGTGTTCAGTACGCCACAAGCAACACAAATGAACACGCCTTCTCAGCCCCGCCAG GGAGGATTCAGGTCTCTGCAG CATTTCTACCCTAGTCGGGCTCAGCCCCCAAGCAGTGCAGCCTCCCGAGTACAGAGTGCAGCCCCTGCCCGCCCTGGCCCAGCTGCCCATGTCTACCCTGCTGGATCCCAAGTAATGATGATCCCTTCCCAGATCTcctactcagcctcccagggggcCTACTACATCCCTGGACAG GGGCGTTCCACATATGTTGTCCCGACACAGCAGTACCCTGTGCAGCCAGGAGCCCCAGGCTTCTATCCGGGTGCAAGCCCTACAGAATTTGGGACCTACG CTGGCGCCTATTATCCAGCCCAAGGAGTGCAGCAGTTTCCCACTGGTGTGGCCCCCACCCCAGTTTTGATGAACCAGCCACCCCAGATTGCTCCCAAGAGGGAGCGTAAGACG ATCCGAATTCGAGATCCAAACCAAGGAGGAAAAGATATCACAGAAGAGATCATGTCTGGGGCCCGCACTgcctccactcccacccctccccag ACGGGAGGCGGTATGGAGCCTCAAGCTAATGGGGAGACGCCCCAAGTTGCTGTCATTGTCCGGCCAG ATGACCGGTCACAGGGAGCAATCACTGGGGTCCGGCCAGGACTGCCTGGCCCAGAACACAGCCcttcagaatcccagccttcATCACCTTCTCCAACCCCATCACCACCCCCAATCTTGGAGCCGGGGTCTGAGCCTAATCTTGCAGTCCTCTCTGTTCCTGGAGACGCCATGACAACGGGGATGATACACATGTCTGTAGAAGAATCAACCCCCATCTCCAATGAAACTGGGGAGCCATATTGCCTCTCTCCAGAACCCACTCCGCTTGCTGAACCCATACTGGAAGTAGAAGTGACACTTAGCAAACCAATTCCAGAATCCGAGTTTTCTTCCAGTCCTCTCCAGGTTTCTACCCCCCTGGCATCTCACACAGTGGAAATTCATGAGCCTAATGGCATGGTACCATCTGAAGATCTGGAACCAGAGGAGGAGTCAAGCCCAGAGAttgcccctctccctccatcgGCTTGCCTTTCTGAGTCTCCTGTGCCCATTGCTCCCACTGCCCAACCTGAGGAACTGCTCAACGGAGCCCCCTCGCCACCAGCTGTGGACTTAAGCCCAGTCAGTGAGCCAGAGGAGCAGCCCAAGGAGATTACTACAGCATCAATGGCCCCTGCCACCGTCCTCACTGTCACTCCACCTATGGCTCCTTCAACTACTTCTGCTCAGGAAGAGgaaatggaggaagaggaggaagaaggagaagcaAGAGAAGCTGAGAGTGAGAAGGCAGGAGAGGAACTGCTCCCTCCAGAGAGCGCCCCTGTCCAAGCCCACTCATCCCAGAATTTGGAGGCAACAGCAGCCACACAAG tggcAGTATCTGTGCCAAAGAGGAGACGGAAAATTAAGGAGCTAAATAAGAAGGAGGCTGTGGGAGACCTTCTAGATGCCTTTAAGGAG GTGAACCCAACAGTCCCAGAGGTCGAGAATCAGCCTCCTGCAGTCAACAATCCAGGCCCAGAGTCTGAAGGTGGCAGTATACCCTCACGGCCTGAGGAAGCAGATGAGACCTGGGACTCGAAGGAAGACAAAATTCACAATGCTGAGAACATCCAGCCAGGGGAACAGAAGTATGAATATAAGTCAG ATCAGTGGAAGCCTCTAAACCTTGAGGAGAAAAAACGTTATGATCGTGAGTTCCTGCTCGGCTTTCAGTTTATCTTTGCCAGCATGCAGAAGCCAGAGGGATTGCCCCACATCAGTGATGTGGTGCTGGACAAG GCCAACAAAACACCACTTCGGCCACTGGATCCCACCAGACTACAAGGCATAAATTGTGGCCCAGACTTCACTCCATCCTTTGCCAACCTTGGCAGACCAGCACTTAGCACCCGTGGGCCCCCAAGGGGTGGGCCAGGTGGGGAGCTGCCCCGAGGGCCG CAGGCTGGCCTGGGACCCCGACGCTCTCAGCAGGGCCCCCGAAAGGAACCACGTAAGATCATTGCCACAGTGTTAATGACCGAGGATATAAAACTGAACAAAGCAGAAAAGGCCTGGAAACCCAGCAGCAAACGAACAGCGGCTGATAAGGACCGAGGGGAAGAGGATGCTGATGGCAGCAAGACCCAG GACCTGTTTCGTAGGGTGCGCTCCATCCTGAATAAGCTGACACCCCAGATGTTCCAGCAGCTGATGAAGCAAGTAACACAGCTGGCCATTGACACCGAGGAACGGCTCAAAGGGGTCATTGACCTCATCTTTGAGAAGGCCATTTCAGAGCCCAACTTCTCTGTGGCCTATGCCAACATGTGCCGCTGCCTCATGGCG CTGAAAGTGCCCACTACAGAAAAGCCAACAGTAACTGTGAACTTCCGTAAACTCTTGTTGAATCGATGTCAGAAGGAATttgagaaagacaaagatgatgaTGAGGTTTTTGAGAAGAAGCAAAAAGAGATGGATGAAGCTGCTACG GCAGAGGAACGGGGACGCCTGAAGGAAGAGTTGGAAGAGGCTCGGGACATAGCCCGGCGGCGTTCTTTAGGGAATATCAAGTTTATTGGGGAACTATtcaagctgaagatgttaacagaggCGATAATGCACGACTGTGTGGTCAAACTACTTAAGAACCATGATGAGGAGTCTCTTGAGTGCCTTTGCCGTCTGCTTACCACCATTGGCAAAGACCTGGACTTTGAAAAAGCCAAG CCCCGAATGGATCAGTATTTCAACCAGATGgagaaaatcattaaagaaaagaagacatcATCTCGCATACGCTTTATGCTGCAGGACGTGCTGGATCTGCGAGGA AGCAATTGGGTGCCACGCCGAGGGGATCAGGGTCCCAAGACCATTGATCAGATCCAcaaggaggcagagatggaggagCACCGGGAGCACATCAAAGTGCAGCAGCTCATGGCCAAGGGCAGTGACAAGCGCCGGGGTGGCCCTCCAGGCCCACCTATAA GCCGTGGCCTTCCACTTGTGGATGATGGTGGCTGGAACACAGTCCCCATCAGCAAAGGCAGCCGCCCCATTGACACCTCACGGCTCACCAAGATCACCAAG cCTGGCTCCATTGATTCCAACAACCAGCTCTTTGCGCCTGGAGGGCGACTGAGCTGGGGCAAGGGCAGCAGTGGAGGCTCAGGAGCCAAGCCCTCAGATGCAG CATCAGAAGCTTCTCGTCCAGCTACTAGTACCTTGAATCGCTTCTCAGCCCTTCAACAAGCAGTACCCACAGAAAGCACAGACAATAGACGTGTGGTACAGAG GAGTAGCTTGAGCCGAGAACGAAGTGAGAAAGCTGGGGACCGGGGAGACCGCCTAGAGCGGAGTGAACGGGGAAGTGACCGTGGGGACCGGCTTGATCGTGCACGGACACCTGCCACCAAGCGGAGCTTTAGCAAGGAAGTGGAGGAGCGGAGTCGAGAGCGGCCCTCCCAGCCTGAGGGACTGCGCAAGGCAGCTAGTCTCACAGAAGATCGGGACCGCGGGCGGGATGCTG TGAAGCGAGAAGCCACCCTTCCCCCAGTGAGCCCTCCAAAGGCTGCACTGTCAGAGGAGGAGCTGGAGAAGAAATCTAAGGCCATCATTGAGGAATACCTTCATCTCAATGACATGAAG GAGGCAGTACAGTGTGTGCAAGAGCTGGCTTCACCCTCCCTGCTCTTCATCTTTGTCCGGCATGGTGTTGAGTCTACACTGGAGCGCAGTGCCATTGCTCGCGAGCGTGTGGGGCAGCTGCTGCACCAGCTGCTCTGTGCTGGACACCTCTCCACTACTCAGTGCTACCAAGG GCTGTATGAAATCCTGGAATTGGCTGAAGACATGGAAATTGACATCCCCCATGTGTGGCTCTACCTAGCGGAACTAATAACACCCATTCTGCAGGAAGGTGGAGTGCCCATGGGAGAGCTATTTCA GGAGATTACAAAGCCTTTGAGACCCCTGGGCAAGGCTACTTCCCTGTTGCTACAGATTCTGGGCCTCCTGTGCAAAAGCATG GGTCCCAAAAAAGTGGGGACACTCTGGCGAGAAGCTGGGCTCAGCTGGAAAGAATTTCTACCTGAAGGCCAGGACATTGGTGCATTCGTCGCTAAACAG AAGGTGGAGTATACTCTGGGAGAGGAGTCAGAAGCCCTTGGCCAGAGGGCACTACCTTCTGAGGAGCTGACCAAACAGCTGGAGAAGCTGCTGAAGGAGGGCAGCAGTAACCAGCGGGTGCTCGACTGGATAGAG GCCAACCTTAGTGATCAGCAAATAGCATCCAACACATTAGTTCGAGCCCTCATGACAGCTGTCTGCTATTCTGCAATCATCT TTGAGATTCCCCTCCGAGTGGATGTTGCAGTGCTGAAAGTGCGAGCGAAACTGCTACAGAAATACCTGTGTGACGAGCAGAAGGAGTTGCAGGCGCTCTATGCCCTCCAGGCCCTTGTAGTGACCTTAGACCAGCCCCCCA GCCTGCTTCGGATGTTCTTTGATGCCCTGTATGACGAGGACGTGGTGAAGGAGGACGCCTTCTACAGCTGGGAGAGTAGCAAGGACCCTGCTGAGCAGCAGGGCAAGGGTGTGGCCCTTAAATCTGTCACAGCCTTCTTCAATTGGCTtcgtgaggaggaggaggaggagtctgACCACAACTGA